Proteins encoded within one genomic window of Ovis aries strain OAR_USU_Benz2616 breed Rambouillet chromosome 1, ARS-UI_Ramb_v3.0, whole genome shotgun sequence:
- the P2RY13 gene encoding P2Y purinoceptor 13, producing MTLATTNVTGMKGFNGSERCPRDLKTAQLVFPAIYTIVFFMGILLNALALWVFIHIPSSSTFVVYLKNTLVADLIMTLTLPFKILSDARLGPWQLRAFVCRFSAVIFYDTMYVGITLLGLIAFDRFLKIIRPFGKFFVQKPAFAKGVSSLIWLFLFLLSLPNMILSNKEATPSSVKKCASLKGPLGLKWHAAVNYISQFIFWTVFVLMLLFYTVIAKKVYDSYRKSKSKDSKNNKRLEGKVFVVVAVFFVCFAPFHFSRIPYTHSQTNSKTDCRLQNQLFLAKEATLFLAATNICMDPLIYILLCKRFTERLPCMKGRQTAAFTQENHTSQSDNITLG from the coding sequence ATGACACTGGCAACCACGAATGTGACAGGGATGAAGGGCTTCAACGGGTCTGAGCGGTGCCCCCGAGACCTGAAGACGGCACAGCTGGTGTTCCCGGCCATCTACACTATTGTTTTCTTCATGGGCATCCTGCTGAATGCTTTGGCCCTGTGGGTGTTCATTCATATTCCCAGCTCCTCCACCTTCGTTGTATACCTCAAAAACACTTTGGTGGCTGACTTGATAATGACGCTCACGCTTCCATTTAAAATCCTCTCCGACGCTCGTCTCGGACCCTGGCAGCTCAGAGCCTTCGTGTGTCGTTTCTCTGCCGTTATCTTTTATGACACCATGTACGTGGGCATTACACTGCTGGGGCTCATAGCCTTTGATAGGTTCCTCAAGATCATCAGACCTTTCGGAAAATTCTTCGTACAAAAACCTGCTTTTGCAAAAGGGGTCTCATCCCTCATCTGGCTCTTTTTGTTCCTCCTCTCGCTGCCAAACATGATCTTGAGCAACAAGGAAGCAACACCATCTTCTGTGAAAAAGTGTGCCTCCTTAAAGGGTCCTCTGGGGCTGAAATGGCATGCAGCAGTGAATTACATTTCCCAGTTCATCTTCTGGACTGTTTTTGTCCTAATGCTTCTCTTCTATACGGTTATTGCAAAAAAGGTGTATGATTCTTACAGGAAGTCCAAGAGTAAGGACAGCAAGAACAACAAAAGGCTAGAAGGTAAAGTGTTTGTTGTCGTGGctgttttctttgtgtgttttgctCCGTTTCATTTCTCCAGAATCCCATATACTCACAGTCAAACCAACAGTAAGACTGATTGCCGACTGCAAAATCAACTGTTTCTAGCTAAAGAAGCAACTCTCTTTTTGGCAGCAACTAACATTTGCATGGATCCCTTAATATATATACTCTTATGTAAAAGATTCACAGAGAGGCTACCGTGCATGAAAGGGAGGCAGACTGCAGCATTCACTCAGGAAAATCATACGAGTCAGTCGGACAATATAACCCTAGGCTGA